The following proteins are co-located in the Spinactinospora alkalitolerans genome:
- the panB gene encoding 3-methyl-2-oxobutanoate hydroxymethyltransferase: protein MSTTTSTPTPLYGGAANRRGTVRDIARAKEHGDRWPMLTAYDALTARVFDDAGIPVLLVGDSAAMVVYGYDSTVPVTVDDLLPLTAAVVRSTRRALVVADLPFGSYQASTEQALASAARFMKEAGAQAVKLEGGHRVVPQVEALVAAGVPVMGHLGLTPQSVNTLGGYRVQGRGEAGARLLAEAKELEHAGAFSIVLECVPADLAAEVTGHLSVPTIGIGAGPGTDAQVLVWQDMAGLSPHVAKFVKTYADLTESLTRAARSYAEEVVAGTFPDEEHSYA from the coding sequence ATGAGCACCACCACGTCCACCCCCACCCCTCTCTACGGCGGAGCGGCCAACCGCCGGGGCACCGTCCGCGACATCGCCCGCGCGAAGGAGCACGGCGACCGCTGGCCCATGCTGACCGCCTACGACGCCCTCACCGCCCGCGTCTTCGACGACGCCGGCATCCCCGTCCTGCTCGTCGGCGACTCCGCCGCGATGGTCGTGTACGGCTACGACTCCACGGTCCCCGTCACCGTCGACGACCTGCTGCCGCTGACGGCGGCCGTCGTCCGCTCCACCAGGCGCGCGCTGGTGGTGGCCGACCTGCCGTTCGGCTCCTACCAGGCCTCGACCGAGCAGGCGCTGGCCTCCGCTGCGCGCTTCATGAAGGAGGCCGGAGCGCAGGCGGTCAAACTGGAGGGCGGCCACCGCGTCGTCCCGCAGGTGGAGGCGCTGGTCGCCGCCGGCGTCCCGGTGATGGGCCACCTCGGGCTGACCCCGCAGTCCGTCAACACCCTGGGCGGCTACCGCGTGCAGGGGCGCGGCGAGGCCGGGGCGCGGCTGCTGGCCGAGGCCAAGGAGCTGGAGCACGCCGGAGCGTTCTCCATCGTCCTGGAGTGCGTGCCCGCCGACCTGGCCGCCGAGGTCACCGGGCACCTGTCCGTCCCCACCATCGGCATCGGGGCCGGCCCGGGCACCGACGCCCAGGTGCTGGTCTGGCAGGACATGGCCGGACTGAGCCCGCACGTTGCCAAGTTCGTCAAGACCTACGCCGACCTCACCGAGAGCCTGACCCGGGCGGCCAGGAGCTACGCGGAGGAGGTCGTGGCGGGCACGTTCCCCGACGAGGAGCACTCCTACGCCTGA
- a CDS encoding LLM class F420-dependent oxidoreductase: MRISMPLGYAGDLRESVKQVVELEKAGLDTVWVAEAYGYDSPTLMGYIAARTERVNIGAAILPLYTRTPTLIAQTAAGLDYLSDGRAVIGLGASGPQVIEGWHGVPYTRPLTRTREIIEICRKVWAREEPLTHDGKVFTLPLPAEQGTGLGKPLKIINHPVRDRIPLYVASLGEKNVELTAEVADGWLPIFFIPEKADDVWGDSLAAGRAKRDPGLGELEISAGGMIAIGEGEETKRLLDFARPQIALYVGGMGAKGKNFYNTLARRYGYEEAAEKIQDLYLAGKKDEAAAAVPQEMVELTNLVGPESYVRERVQAFRDAGVSHLNLIPMSDDPVKLIEKVNGWLQ, encoded by the coding sequence ATGCGCATCTCCATGCCATTGGGCTACGCGGGCGATCTCAGGGAATCCGTCAAGCAGGTGGTGGAGCTGGAGAAGGCCGGGCTGGACACCGTGTGGGTGGCCGAGGCCTACGGCTACGACAGCCCCACGCTCATGGGCTACATCGCCGCGCGCACCGAGCGCGTGAACATCGGCGCCGCCATCCTGCCGCTGTACACCAGGACGCCCACGCTCATCGCCCAGACGGCGGCCGGGCTGGACTACCTCTCCGACGGCCGCGCCGTCATCGGTCTCGGCGCGAGCGGGCCGCAGGTCATCGAGGGCTGGCACGGCGTTCCCTACACCAGGCCGCTGACCCGCACCCGCGAGATCATCGAGATCTGCCGCAAGGTCTGGGCGCGCGAGGAGCCGCTGACCCACGACGGCAAGGTCTTCACCCTGCCGCTGCCGGCCGAGCAGGGCACCGGCCTGGGCAAGCCGCTCAAGATCATCAACCACCCGGTGCGCGACCGAATCCCGCTGTACGTGGCCTCGCTGGGCGAGAAGAACGTCGAGCTGACCGCCGAGGTCGCCGACGGCTGGCTGCCGATCTTCTTCATCCCGGAGAAGGCCGACGACGTCTGGGGCGACTCGCTGGCGGCCGGCCGGGCCAAGCGCGACCCCGGCCTGGGCGAGCTGGAGATCTCCGCCGGCGGCATGATCGCGATCGGCGAGGGCGAGGAGACCAAGAGGCTGCTGGACTTCGCGCGGCCGCAGATCGCGCTGTACGTGGGCGGCATGGGCGCCAAGGGCAAGAACTTCTACAACACGCTGGCCCGCCGCTACGGCTACGAAGAGGCCGCCGAGAAGATCCAGGACCTCTACCTGGCGGGGAAGAAGGACGAGGCCGCCGCGGCCGTGCCCCAGGAGATGGTGGAACTGACCAACCTGGTCGGCCCGGAGTCCTACGTCCGCGAGCGCGTGCAGGCGTTCCGCGACGCCGGGGTCAGCCACCTCAACCTGATTCCGATGTCGGACGACCCGGTCAAGCTGATCGAGAAGGTCAACGGCTGGCTCCAGTAG
- the npdG gene encoding NADPH-dependent F420 reductase codes for MADQKSPHDLPDVTGLSVAVLGGTGDQGRGLARRFALAGHEVVLGSRSAERARAAAEELGADLAVRGLDNAGAAAEADVVVVAVPWEGHRELLVSLAAPLAGKIVVDCVNPLGFDKKGAYALPVEEGSAAQQAEAVLPESRVVAAFHHVSAVVLLDPEVDRVDLDVLVLGDDREAADTVRALAGRISGVRGIYGGRLRNAHQVEAFTANLISINRRYKAHAGLRITDV; via the coding sequence ATGGCAGACCAGAAATCTCCACACGACCTGCCCGACGTCACCGGGCTCTCCGTCGCCGTGCTCGGCGGCACCGGCGACCAGGGGCGCGGGCTGGCGCGGCGCTTCGCCCTGGCCGGGCACGAGGTGGTCCTCGGGTCGCGCAGCGCCGAGCGGGCGCGGGCCGCGGCCGAGGAGCTCGGCGCGGACCTGGCCGTCCGCGGGCTGGACAACGCCGGGGCCGCGGCAGAGGCCGACGTGGTCGTCGTCGCCGTCCCCTGGGAGGGGCACCGGGAGCTGCTCGTCTCCCTGGCGGCCCCTCTCGCGGGCAAGATCGTCGTCGACTGCGTGAACCCGCTGGGCTTCGACAAGAAGGGCGCCTACGCGCTGCCCGTCGAGGAGGGCAGCGCCGCGCAGCAGGCCGAGGCCGTCCTGCCCGAGAGCCGGGTGGTGGCCGCGTTCCACCACGTCTCGGCCGTGGTCCTGCTGGACCCGGAGGTGGACCGGGTGGACCTCGACGTGCTCGTCCTCGGGGACGACCGCGAGGCCGCCGACACCGTGCGCGCGCTCGCCGGGCGGATCTCCGGCGTCCGCGGCATCTACGGCGGCCGGCTGCGCAACGCCCACCAGGTCGAGGCGTTCACCGCGAACCTGATCTCCATCAACCGCCGCTACAAGGCGCACGCGGGTCTACGGATCACCGACGTGTGA
- the map gene encoding type I methionyl aminopeptidase has product MTTPLVPGRVSPQRSVPSSIERPEYVGRKRPVEGVLGDVQTPETIEAMRVAGRIAAQALEEVGRNVRPGVTTDELDRIGHEFLCDHGAYPSTLGYKGYPKSLCSSLNEVICHGIPDDTVLSDGDIVNIDITAYIGGVHGDTNATFLAGDVDEESRLLVERTREATARGIKACRPGRQVSVIGRVIESYARRFGYGVVRDFTGHGVGPEFHSGLVIPHYDDPRATTVMVPGMTFTIEPMITLGTVDYDIWDDGWTAVTADRGRTAQFEHTLLITEDGAEILTLP; this is encoded by the coding sequence ATGACTACTCCGCTGGTTCCAGGGCGCGTCTCGCCGCAACGTTCGGTCCCCTCCTCCATCGAGCGCCCGGAGTACGTCGGCAGGAAACGCCCGGTGGAGGGCGTGCTGGGCGACGTCCAGACGCCCGAGACCATCGAGGCCATGCGAGTGGCCGGGCGGATCGCGGCGCAGGCGCTGGAGGAGGTCGGCAGGAACGTCCGGCCGGGCGTGACGACCGACGAACTCGACCGGATCGGCCACGAGTTCCTCTGCGACCACGGCGCCTACCCGAGCACGCTGGGCTACAAGGGCTACCCCAAGTCCCTGTGCTCCTCGCTGAACGAGGTCATCTGCCACGGCATCCCCGACGACACCGTCCTCTCCGACGGCGACATCGTCAACATCGACATCACCGCCTACATCGGCGGCGTGCACGGCGACACCAACGCCACGTTCCTCGCCGGTGACGTCGACGAGGAGTCCAGGCTGCTGGTGGAACGTACCCGCGAGGCGACGGCGCGCGGGATCAAGGCGTGCCGGCCGGGCCGCCAGGTCAGTGTCATCGGCCGGGTCATCGAGTCCTACGCCAGGCGCTTCGGCTACGGGGTCGTGCGCGACTTCACCGGGCACGGCGTCGGCCCGGAGTTCCACTCCGGCCTGGTCATCCCGCACTACGACGACCCGCGCGCGACCACGGTCATGGTGCCGGGCATGACGTTCACGATCGAGCCGATGATCACGCTGGGCACGGTCGACTACGACATCTGGGACGACGGCTGGACCGCGGTGACCGCCGACCGCGGGCGCACGGCCCAGTTCGAGCACACCCTCCTCATCACCGAGGACGGCGCGGAGATCCTCACCCTTCCCTAG
- a CDS encoding M55 family metallopeptidase, whose translation MKILISADMEGATGVTWPADVEPGTEQWQRCRAMFTSDVNGAIAGFFAGGATEVLVNEAHSTMRNLLLERLDERATMLTGRHKDLSMVEGVQRGDVDGVAFLGYHCGAGAEGVLAHTYLPNSVTGVWLDGEPASEGRLNAHVTAEYGAPVVLVTGDDRACADAASYAPRARTVAVKDHVSRYAAVCRPPARTFADISAGAEAAMALAGRTDPAPHRELTVEVEVDAAQLAGAAAMVPGVVQVGERRVRYTSPSGYEMIRCFKAVTTLISNAVERNYG comes from the coding sequence GTGAAGATCCTTATCTCTGCCGACATGGAGGGCGCGACGGGGGTCACCTGGCCGGCCGACGTCGAGCCGGGGACGGAGCAGTGGCAGCGCTGCCGGGCGATGTTCACCTCCGACGTCAACGGCGCGATCGCCGGGTTCTTCGCGGGCGGCGCCACGGAGGTGCTGGTCAACGAGGCCCACTCCACCATGCGCAATCTGCTGCTGGAACGGCTGGACGAGCGCGCCACGATGCTGACCGGTCGGCACAAGGACCTCTCGATGGTCGAGGGCGTGCAGCGGGGCGACGTCGACGGGGTCGCCTTCCTCGGCTACCACTGCGGGGCGGGGGCCGAGGGGGTGCTCGCCCACACCTACCTGCCCAACTCCGTCACCGGCGTGTGGCTGGACGGGGAGCCGGCGAGCGAGGGGCGGCTCAACGCCCACGTGACCGCCGAGTACGGCGCTCCGGTCGTGCTGGTCACCGGCGACGACCGCGCCTGCGCCGACGCCGCGTCCTACGCGCCCCGGGCCCGCACCGTGGCCGTCAAGGACCACGTCTCGCGCTACGCCGCGGTCTGCCGGCCGCCCGCGCGCACGTTCGCCGACATCAGCGCGGGCGCCGAGGCCGCCATGGCGCTGGCCGGGCGCACCGATCCGGCGCCGCACCGGGAGCTGACCGTGGAGGTGGAGGTCGACGCCGCCCAACTGGCCGGGGCCGCCGCCATGGTGCCGGGCGTGGTCCAGGTGGGCGAGCGGCGTGTCCGCTACACCTCGCCCAGCGGTTACGAGATGATCCGGTGCTTCAAGGCCGTCACGACCCTGATCTCGAACGCGGTGGAACGCAACTATGGCTGA
- a CDS encoding M20/M25/M40 family metallo-hydrolase yields the protein MAEPSIGDRTERRAHDRADDRAAVDDEVVRFTSELIRIDTTNRGGGDCRERPAAEYVAERLAEAGLEPAVLESAPGRANVVARVAGSDPSAPALLVHGHLDVVPADPSQWRVHPFSGEVRDGMVWGRGAIDMKNANAMVLSVVRAWARAGRRPRRDIVLAFTADEEDSAAYGADWLVREHAGLFDGCTEGISESGAYTYHARTTGGDPVRIYPVGAGERGTAWLRLTARGTAGHGSKTDPGAVNAVSELAAAVTRIADHRWPVRLTPTTRAALTEIGAAVGVKVDLEAPGFDPQFDVDAVLERLGPAAALVRSTVRNSTNPTVLDAGYKVNVIPESAGAGVDGRMLPGAEEEFTAALDELTGPRVDWEFAHRSAPLTAPVETPTFAAMRAALLAHDPGAHVVPVCLSGGTDAKQFAELGITGYGFSPLRLPPSLDYGALFHGVDERVPVDALRFGTRVLDAFLSAVD from the coding sequence ATGGCTGAACCCTCGATCGGCGACCGGACGGAGCGCCGCGCGCACGACCGGGCCGATGACCGCGCGGCCGTCGACGACGAGGTCGTCCGCTTCACCTCCGAGCTGATCCGCATCGACACCACCAACCGCGGCGGCGGCGACTGCCGGGAGCGCCCGGCGGCCGAGTACGTCGCCGAGCGGCTGGCCGAGGCCGGCCTGGAGCCGGCCGTGCTGGAGTCGGCCCCCGGCCGGGCCAACGTGGTCGCCCGCGTGGCCGGCTCCGACCCTTCGGCACCGGCGCTGCTGGTCCACGGCCACCTCGACGTGGTCCCCGCCGACCCCTCGCAGTGGAGGGTGCACCCGTTCTCCGGCGAGGTGCGCGACGGCATGGTGTGGGGCCGCGGCGCCATCGACATGAAGAACGCCAACGCCATGGTGCTCTCGGTGGTGCGGGCCTGGGCGCGCGCGGGGCGGCGGCCGCGCCGCGACATCGTCCTGGCGTTCACCGCCGACGAGGAGGACAGTGCGGCCTACGGCGCCGACTGGCTGGTGCGCGAGCACGCCGGGCTGTTCGACGGCTGCACCGAGGGCATCAGCGAGTCGGGCGCTTACACCTACCACGCCCGCACCACCGGGGGCGATCCGGTGCGGATCTACCCGGTGGGCGCGGGAGAGCGCGGCACGGCCTGGCTGCGGCTGACCGCGCGCGGCACCGCGGGGCACGGGTCCAAGACCGACCCCGGCGCCGTCAACGCCGTGAGCGAGCTGGCCGCCGCCGTCACCAGGATCGCCGACCACCGCTGGCCGGTGCGGCTCACCCCGACCACCCGGGCCGCGCTCACCGAGATCGGCGCCGCGGTCGGGGTGAAGGTCGACCTGGAGGCCCCCGGCTTCGACCCGCAGTTCGACGTCGACGCGGTGCTGGAGCGGCTGGGCCCGGCGGCGGCGCTGGTGCGCTCCACGGTCCGCAACAGCACCAACCCCACCGTGCTCGACGCCGGCTACAAGGTGAACGTCATCCCGGAGTCGGCGGGGGCGGGCGTGGACGGCCGGATGCTGCCGGGCGCGGAGGAGGAGTTCACCGCCGCGCTGGACGAGCTCACCGGCCCCCGCGTCGACTGGGAGTTCGCGCACCGCTCCGCCCCGCTGACCGCGCCCGTGGAGACGCCGACGTTCGCCGCCATGCGCGCGGCCCTGCTGGCGCACGACCCCGGGGCGCACGTGGTCCCGGTGTGCCTGTCCGGCGGCACCGACGCCAAGCAGTTCGCCGAGCTGGGCATCACCGGCTACGGGTTCTCCCCGCTGCGACTGCCGCCCTCGCTGGACTACGGCGCGCTCTTCCACGGCGTCGACGAGCGCGTGCCCGTCGACGCGCTGCGGTTCGGCACGCGCGTCCTGGACGCGTTCCTCAGCGCGGTCGACTGA
- a CDS encoding LpqB family beta-propeller domain-containing protein, translating into MVTMRTLPYGSWPSPIGAGAVARHDGAPSWPASMGEEVWWTEPRPQEDGRVTLCRTRLDSAPGRAETVLPAPWNVRSRVHEYGGRPYVLLPGDNGPVVVFSEYGDQRLYRYEPGRARHPHEPAPGPVALPGALTPAPERPSAVRYVEPVAAPGGREVWCVRELHTGPAPTDVERAIVAVPLDGSAAEDPEAVRVVVADHHFLACPRISPDGARLAWIGWDHPDMPWDSTRLRVCELGADGGASSPRTVAGGAGEAVVQAEWADTDTLLCVTDPGGWWNPHRITFDADGGTRRAPVRLVEREEEFGGPLWQLGASWFLPLRDGRIAAVHGRAANALGVLDPDSGEITDVATPHSEWPGKLALGGAAGDSIIGVAASPHIAAEVVAVPVAGGAWQSLSRPRGTEAAEDPYADHLPNPEARVFSGTGGREVHANVYPPHHPDVAGPADEAPPYVVFVHGGPTSRTPMVHDLEIAYFTNRGIGVAEVNYGGSTGHGRAYRERLRENWGVVDVEDCVAVARALVSEGLAAPERLAIRGGSAGGWTTAAALAFTDVFRCGTIQYPILDLVGWRTGETHDFESQYLESLVGPWPEVRERYETRSPVNHAEAITAPFVLLQGLEDEICPPVQCERLLERLGGRGPAHAYLTFPGEQHGFRQEATIVAALHAEMSLYAQVFGFETDAPPLELRR; encoded by the coding sequence ATGGTGACCATGCGCACCCTGCCCTATGGATCGTGGCCCTCGCCGATCGGCGCCGGCGCCGTCGCGCGGCACGACGGGGCGCCGAGCTGGCCGGCGTCCATGGGCGAGGAGGTGTGGTGGACCGAGCCCCGGCCGCAGGAGGACGGGCGGGTCACGCTGTGCCGGACCCGGCTGGACAGCGCGCCCGGCCGGGCCGAGACGGTGCTGCCGGCCCCGTGGAACGTCCGCAGCAGGGTGCACGAGTACGGCGGGCGGCCCTACGTGCTGCTCCCGGGAGACAACGGGCCGGTGGTCGTCTTCAGCGAGTACGGCGACCAGCGGCTGTACCGCTACGAGCCGGGCCGGGCGCGGCACCCGCACGAACCGGCCCCCGGCCCGGTGGCGCTGCCCGGTGCGCTGACGCCCGCGCCGGAGCGCCCTTCGGCCGTCCGCTACGTGGAGCCGGTGGCGGCCCCCGGCGGACGCGAGGTGTGGTGCGTGCGGGAGCTGCACACCGGCCCGGCCCCCACCGACGTCGAGCGTGCGATCGTGGCCGTCCCGCTGGACGGCTCGGCCGCCGAGGACCCCGAGGCGGTCCGGGTCGTCGTCGCCGACCACCATTTCCTGGCCTGCCCCCGGATCTCCCCCGACGGCGCCCGGCTGGCCTGGATCGGCTGGGACCACCCGGACATGCCGTGGGACTCCACCCGGCTGCGGGTCTGCGAGCTCGGCGCGGACGGCGGCGCCTCGAGCCCGCGCACCGTCGCCGGCGGCGCCGGCGAGGCCGTGGTGCAGGCGGAGTGGGCCGACACCGACACCCTGCTCTGCGTCACCGACCCCGGGGGCTGGTGGAACCCGCACCGGATCACCTTCGACGCCGACGGCGGGACCCGGCGCGCGCCGGTGCGCCTGGTCGAGCGCGAGGAGGAGTTCGGCGGCCCGCTGTGGCAGCTCGGCGCCTCCTGGTTCCTGCCGCTGCGCGACGGCAGGATCGCCGCCGTGCACGGGCGCGCGGCCAACGCCCTGGGCGTCCTCGACCCGGACTCCGGCGAGATCACCGACGTGGCCACCCCGCACAGCGAGTGGCCGGGGAAGCTGGCGCTGGGGGGCGCCGCCGGCGATTCGATCATCGGCGTGGCCGCCTCCCCCCACATCGCGGCCGAGGTCGTCGCGGTGCCCGTGGCCGGCGGCGCGTGGCAGTCGCTGAGCCGTCCGCGCGGCACCGAGGCCGCCGAGGATCCCTACGCCGACCACCTGCCGAATCCCGAGGCCCGGGTCTTCTCCGGAACCGGCGGCCGCGAGGTGCACGCCAACGTCTACCCCCCGCACCACCCCGATGTGGCGGGACCGGCGGACGAGGCGCCGCCGTACGTGGTGTTCGTGCACGGCGGGCCGACCAGCCGCACGCCCATGGTGCACGACCTGGAGATCGCCTACTTCACCAACCGCGGCATCGGGGTGGCCGAGGTCAACTACGGCGGCTCCACCGGGCACGGCCGCGCCTACCGCGAGCGGCTGCGGGAGAACTGGGGCGTCGTCGACGTCGAGGACTGCGTGGCCGTGGCCCGCGCGCTGGTCTCGGAGGGCCTGGCCGCCCCGGAGCGGCTGGCGATCCGCGGCGGCAGCGCCGGCGGGTGGACCACGGCGGCCGCCCTGGCCTTCACCGACGTGTTCCGGTGCGGCACGATCCAGTACCCGATCCTGGACCTGGTCGGCTGGCGGACCGGTGAGACCCACGACTTCGAGTCCCAGTACCTGGAGAGCCTCGTCGGGCCGTGGCCCGAGGTCCGCGAACGCTACGAGACCCGTTCGCCGGTCAACCACGCCGAGGCGATCACGGCGCCGTTCGTGCTGCTCCAGGGACTGGAGGACGAGATCTGCCCGCCGGTGCAGTGCGAGCGGCTGCTGGAGCGCCTCGGCGGCCGCGGCCCCGCGCACGCCTACCTGACGTTCCCCGGCGAGCAGCACGGCTTCCGGCAGGAGGCCACGATCGTCGCGGCCCTGCACGCCGAGATGTCGCTGTACGCGCAGGTGTTCGGCTTCGAGACCGACGCGCCGCCGCTGGAGCTGCGGCGGTGA
- a CDS encoding S66 peptidase family protein, whose protein sequence is MSAARAPLRPPRLRPGDRVSVVAPCGPVPAGLLDAACDIVRGWGLEPVLAPHVLDRHPTLPHLAGLDAERARDLQEAWLDPGTSAVLCARGGDGAHRTVDLLDFAAMRQAPPKAFVGYSDVTALHEAFAEELGLATLHGPVLATEEFTGDARTAEELRATLFEPESRLKLTSPTARTLVPGTARGVTVGGNLSLLNDGLATPHSRPSAAGAVLLLEDVAEDVSRIDRMLTQLLRTGWMAGVAGIALGSWRRCTPDPEVIRELVLDRLAPLGVPVVWEFGFGHCPSQLTVPLGAMATLDADAATLTLDEPALR, encoded by the coding sequence GTGAGCGCCGCCCGCGCGCCGCTCCGGCCGCCCCGGCTGCGGCCCGGCGACCGGGTCTCGGTGGTCGCGCCGTGCGGCCCGGTCCCGGCCGGCCTGCTGGACGCGGCGTGCGACATCGTGCGCGGCTGGGGCCTGGAACCGGTGCTCGCCCCGCACGTGCTGGACCGCCACCCCACGCTGCCCCACCTCGCAGGCCTCGACGCCGAGCGCGCCCGCGACCTGCAGGAGGCGTGGCTGGACCCCGGCACCTCCGCGGTACTGTGCGCGCGGGGCGGCGACGGCGCGCACCGCACGGTGGACCTGCTGGACTTCGCCGCGATGCGCCAGGCGCCGCCGAAGGCGTTCGTGGGCTACAGCGACGTCACCGCGCTGCACGAGGCCTTCGCCGAGGAGCTCGGCCTGGCGACGCTGCACGGCCCGGTCCTGGCCACCGAGGAGTTCACCGGCGACGCCCGCACGGCCGAGGAGTTGCGCGCGACCCTGTTCGAGCCGGAGTCGCGGCTGAAGCTGACGTCGCCGACGGCCCGGACCCTGGTCCCCGGCACGGCGCGCGGCGTCACCGTCGGCGGCAACCTGAGCCTGCTCAACGACGGCCTGGCGACGCCGCACAGCCGGCCCTCGGCGGCGGGGGCCGTCCTGCTGCTGGAGGACGTCGCGGAGGACGTCTCCCGGATCGACCGGATGCTGACCCAGCTGCTGCGCACCGGCTGGATGGCCGGGGTCGCGGGGATCGCCCTGGGCTCCTGGCGGCGCTGCACGCCGGACCCGGAGGTCATCCGCGAACTCGTGCTGGACCGGCTCGCGCCCTTGGGCGTGCCCGTCGTCTGGGAGTTCGGGTTCGGCCACTGCCCCAGCCAGCTCACCGTGCCGCTGGGGGCCATGGCGACGCTGGACGCCGACGCCGCGACCCTCACTCTGGACGAGCCCGCCCTGCGCTGA
- a CDS encoding peptidoglycan-binding domain-containing protein: MATIPVTHHERAWRSGRDAHGARQEGRRARGFGGGLRGAARLAGAVLAGLFAADRVLPEADPGEVRALLIELGRLDAAALPGERVAALRSFQLCAGLPPDGTADGRTVSRLMRAVREHRELRAMGL, encoded by the coding sequence ATGGCGACGATTCCGGTGACCCACCACGAGAGGGCGTGGCGCTCCGGGCGCGACGCGCACGGCGCCCGTCAGGAGGGTCGGAGGGCTCGGGGGTTCGGGGGCGGACTGCGCGGCGCCGCGCGCCTGGCCGGTGCCGTGCTGGCCGGCCTCTTCGCCGCCGACCGGGTGCTGCCCGAGGCCGACCCGGGCGAGGTCCGCGCCCTGCTGATCGAACTGGGCCGCCTGGACGCCGCGGCGCTGCCCGGCGAGCGGGTAGCCGCCCTGCGGTCCTTCCAGCTCTGTGCCGGACTGCCGCCCGACGGCACGGCCGACGGCCGCACCGTGTCGAGGCTGATGCGCGCCGTCCGCGAACACCGCGAACTGCGGGCGATGGGGTTGTGA